The sequence TCAACACTACAACAGTCTTGAGTCAGCCTCTTACAAATGAATTATTACTACTTTTTTTTATTGATCAAAGTCGCTTTTCAAAGTGAACGGATTTATTTATCCAGTACATCACAGGTGCAGCCACTGCCATTGTTACAAACTCACTAAGTGCTAATGTTGCGTAATTCCCCCAAAAGGCTGCTCCGCCTGCTGGTGCTAGCATAAACGCAATAATACACATAGTTGCTGTAAAAAATAGCGTGTTCAGTGCTAAACGTGCGATAACATTAGGTACTCTTTTTTGTAATAAAGCTGTTAGCCCAAGTGAAATAAATGATTGTAATCCGCCATACAAGGCATCCATGGCTCCAAAGCCAAAGAAAAAATTATAGACGACTACTCCACCTAAAACGCCCCACATCAATTTCCGATTGAAAACAACTAAATGATTCAAACTTTCAGAAATTCTAAATTGGATTGGTCCTGACGAAACGGGTGCTACTAAAATCGTTAAGCCAAGATACAACGCCATCACAATAGCGTTCATGGTAATTGCTTTTACTTTACTGTTTGTTGTCACAGTATTTTGCATAGTTTCCCCTTCTTTCTCCTAGTTTTTTTACAAGGGATGGTTGATGAACCTTGTCGAGGATCTGTTTCCTCAAAAAATGATACGTAGGCATTATAGCTCATAATCACTCGTTTCACAATGATAAATTACATTTAATAAATCTTTCAACATTCTAGTTCTTATTTGTATTGTTCAAGCATCCATTATTCTTAATTTTTCACATGTCTGTTATAATAAGACTTTGTACAAGGAGGAAACAAATGAAGAAACATTTTTATCTCGTCATCAATGAGAATGCCGGTAGTGGCACTGGGCGTAAAGCTGCCGATAAGATCATCAAACAACTTCAAACAGCCAACATTGATTACACAACGTTTTATACAGATCATGCTGGACATGAAATAGAGATCGTACAAAATTTAGCACAAACTACATTGATTTCTTGGAACACTGAGCTGGACATCGAAACATTTCCACTGCTAGTCGTTCTTGGCGGAGATGGTACTTTGCATAGTGTACTTAATGCCTTAGATTCCTTTGATTCTAAAATCCCAATTGGTTATATCCCTTGTGGTTCTGGAAATGATTTTGCTCGTGGTGTGGGAATAGCTAGACAGACCGAAAAAGCTTTTTTCCAGTTACTAAAAGCTGAAGTACCACAAGAAATCCAAATCATTACGTATGCTGAAGCTATTCAAAATGAAGTGGGTCTTGCCGTCAATAATATTGGTATCGGTTTAGATGCGGCAATCGTCAATGCAGCTAACACTTCTGCTTCAAAAAATACATTAAACAAGTTTAATATGGGGTCTTTATCTTATATTTTTTCTATTTTAAAGGTATTATTTACCCAAAAAGGGTTTCCCATTCTTGTTGAAATTAACGGAAAGAGTCTTGAATTTGATCGTGCTTTTTTATGCACAGTGACAAAACATCCTTATTTTGGCGGCGGTGTGCCGATTGCGCCTGTTGCTGATCCAAGAAAGCCTGTTTTAGATTTTGTTTTGGTAGAACGGATCAACCTATTTAAGATCTTTTGGCTGATCCTGCTATTGATTCAAAAAAAACAGATGAAATCAAAATACTTTCATCATTTTCAATCTAGTAAATTCCGAATCGTTTCAACAGTTCCTCAATATGTTCATGCTGATGGTGAAATTTTAGGGAAAAGAAGCACTGACATTTCTTTTGGCACAGAAACTAGATTATTTTGGTTTTAAAGATAAAAAAATAAGCAGGAAAAAAACAAGTTTGTGTTTTTCCTGCTTATTTTTTAGTTTACTGTTTCAAACGCTTGTTTTAAATCTGCAATCAAATCCTCGCTTGCTTCGATTCCTGTTGAAATCCTCAATAAATCTGGCGTTAATCCATAAGACTCTCTTAATTCTTCTGGAATATCCGCATGTGTTTGTGTTGTTGGATAAGTGATCAAACTCTCAACCCCACCCAAACTTTCTGCAAAAGTAAAAATCGATAAGTTTCGTAAAAAATCTTTGATCGATTCTTGATGTTTGATTTTAAAACTCAACATACCTCCGCGTCCAGGATAGAGAACTTCTTTAACTTTAGAACTGTTTTTTAAAAACGCTACAACTTCCTGAGCATTTTTTTCATGTCTTTCCATCCGCAAAGACAACGTCTTCATCCCTCTGATTAAGAGCCAGCTGTCAAATGGCGATAAAACAGCTCCGGTTGTATTTAAGCTATAAGCTAATTGTTCGCCTATTTCTTGTGAACGTGTAATTACAGCTCCAGCCAATAAATCATTGTGCCCACCAAGATACTTGGTTGCACTATGAATCACAATATCAGCGCCTAAATCCAGTGGTCTTTGAATCAATGGCGTGTAAAACGTATTATCGACGATCAATTGAGCCTGATGCTTTTTAGCGAAAACTGCTACCTTTTCGATTGATACTTCACTCATCAACGGATTGGTTGGGGTTTCAATAAATACAGCTATCGTTTTATCTGTAATTTCCTTTTCGAATCCTACTTCATCCTCTACATAAATAAAATTATATATCCCCTGCTTTTCTAATTCTTTGAAGTAACGGTAACTGCCTCCGTATAAGTCTCTAGAGGCGACGATTTGACTGCCTACTGGAAATTGGCTGAATACTAATTGAACCGCGCTCATTCCTGAACTAGTCGCTAAACCAACTGCTCCGTTTTCTAAAGTTGCCAGTGCTGATTCGACAACTTCTCTTGTTGGATTTTTGGTTCTGGTATAATCATAGCCCGTCGACTCACCTAGTGTTGGATGCTCATACGTCGTTGAAAAATAAATAGGCGTATTAATCGATCCAGTCACTGGATTTTGATGATTTCCAATTTGTGCCAAAAAAGTGTCTGTTTGAACATTCCCAGATTGTGATTTCTTCTCCATAAACTTCCCTCTTTTCTAGTAAAATAAACTACCTTCATTTGTAGTTGAGCACGTTTCCCGTGTTGCTATTCATTATATACGCCGAGCGGATCTTAACGCAAGAAATAGTTCAGCAAAACAAAAAAACTGAAGCAGCCGTTTAATGCGTACTCCAGTTTCTCGATCAATTATTTCATGAAATCATAAGGGGTCGTCTGTTTCATTCCAATCATCGGATCAATAGTTTGTGATTGTACCAAATCAGGTGTCAGCAACCGATCAATCTCAGATTCAACTTGCTCATCAATTTCTTGAACAGCTTCACTAAATAATGAAATTTCTTCCGTTTTTGTTGAACTTTTTAATGGTTCGACTGCTTCTTCCACCACCGCAACTGGCTCATCTTCCGTTGCATCATAAACAATAGATTTTTTCTCTTCGGTATCTGTAAATGGCGATTCCTTGTTCAATCCTTCTTCATAGGCTTCTAGCTGCATTTTTGTTGTTAAAGTCATATCGTCAGCACTTATGATCCGCTCTTTCAACATTGTTAAACGACTAGCTGATTCATGCGTAACACACGTGTTAAACGCTTGAACCTCCCCTAACAAAATTAGGATGTCCTTACTTCTGGTCACAGCAGTGTATAATAAATTTCGCTGCAACATACGATGATACTGATGCACCATTGGCAAAATAACCATCTTAAATTCACTACCTTGTGCTTTATGGATCGAACAACAGTAAGATAGAGTGATTTTATTCCATTCATTTCTTTTATAGCTTACTTCATTATTATCGAATTGAATCACTAATTCATCCACTTTATCTTCGGATTCCTTAGCCAAAATAATTCCGACTATTTCACCCATATCACCATTAAAAACATTGAGTTCCGGTGTGTTGACTAAATGCAACACTTTGTCACCGATTCGATAAACTGATTCATTCCATTTTACTTCTTTTTTTGTTCCGTCATTGGGATTAAAAATTTCCTGCATCATTTTATTTAAAGCATCGATTCCAGCGGCACCTCGATACATTGGTGCTAATAATTGAATGTCTTGTGGCGAGAAACCTTTTGCTTTTGCTTTAGATACGATTTGACGAACATACGTCTCAATATGATAAACATCACTTGGGAAAAATGAACGATCTTTTTGATTCACTGTGAAATCTTGCGGTAGTTTTCCTTGTTTGATTTCATGTGCTAAGGGAATAATACTTGAACCATCCCCTTGTCGATAAATTTCTGTCAGTTCTTTTTGAGGAATTTCATTGATTTGCAGTAGATCGTGTAACACTTGCCCCGGTCCAACAGAAGGCAGTTGATCTTTGTCACCAACAAAAATCACTTGCATATTGGTTGGAATCGCCTTAAATAAGGTGTTTGCTAGCCAAGTATCTACCATTGACATTTCATCTACGATCAATAGCCCGCCTTCTAATTCTTTTGCCGTCATACTGGGATTTTTTTCCCGTCCTGTTAAACCCAATAAGCGATGAATAGTGCTTGCCGGAAGCCCTGTCGTTTCGTTCATTCGCTTAGCCGCACGCCCTGTAGGAGCTGCTAATAATATAGGAAACATTTCTTGTGTATAATCTTTTATATCTAAGGAAAGGCCATTCAGTTCTGCAAACAAAGAAACAATACCATTGATAACCGTCGTTTTCCCTGTTCCTGGACCACCAGTCAAAATAAAGAGCGGTGCTTTGATTGCTTCTTCAATTGCGGCTTGCTGGGAGTCGCCATATAGAATACCTAAGCGTTTTTCAATTCCGCGGATATTTTTTTCTATGTCTTTTTTATCGTACTTAATCTCTTTTTTTCGGGAAAGAAAACGTTGAATCGATGTGCCAATCCCCCACTCTGAAAAATACAAGCTGTTCTCAAAAAGTTTAGTCCCTTCTTGTTGTATTTTTCCTTCCTCCACTAAATGAATGATTTGTTCAGCTACTTGATCTAATGAAATTTCAACTGGACGACTAGCTTCAAGTGTATTGATCGTCTCTCTAAGGAGCATCTCCGCTTCTACATAAGTATTACCTGAGCGAACAGAGTGTTGGAAGATTTCATGAGTTATTGCTGCGCGTACTCTTTTATCAGAATCTGCACCAATTCCTAGTTGTTCAGCAATATTATCTGCTCGTTTAAACCCAATCCCTTCGATATCTTCAACTAATTGGTAAGGATTTTCATGAATAACATCTAGTGTCTCTTCTTTATATGTTTGATAAATCGCAAATGAAAGCTGACTACCAAATCCATAACGATTTAAACCAACTATCACTTGTTCCATTCCATGATTTAAGCGGATCGTCTCAATAATCGTTTGACGTTTTTTTTCATTTAATTGGGGTACTTGTTCTAAAACATCAGGAGCTTCAATAATCCGATCAATTGCATCTTCACCTAAGATTTCTACGATTTTTTCAGCAGTTCGTTTTCCAATCCCTGGAAATTTTTCGCTAGAAAGGTAATTTACGACACCGCTGGCAGATGTTGGGCGCTCTTGCTGATAACTATCTACTTGAAATTGTTTACCATAACGAGGATGATCAACAAAATGACCAAAAAAACGATAAATTTCTTCTTCTTGAATTTGACCGAAACTACCTGTCGTTACAATTTCCTTTTCTAGATAATCTGTATTCGTATCTGTAATCTTCACTAACAATACTTTGTAAAAATTGCTAGGGTTTTGAAAAAAGATTGCCTGAACTTGCCCAACCACATATTCTTTTTCATCTTCTTTAAACAACGTATCCACCAATCTCACCTCCCTTTATCAAAAAAATATTTTATTGTAAAAATGAATCATCATTCCATAATTTTAAGGTGTAAGATTGCTCTTTTTCATCATTCTTTGTTTCTAATATCGACAAACTATTATTTTTAAGCCCACCCATACTGCGTAACTCACCTAACTCTTTTCCTGAAAGTGACTGGATCGCCGCTGTTAACGATGCCCCGTGTCCTACAAAAAGGTAAGGCCCATCACCTGTGTCAACAGCTGCTTGGACAACCGATGAAATTCGTGAAATAGCTTGTTCGATTGGTTCACCTTGAAATACTTCTGGATTATATCGGTCTAAGCGATAGCGCATATGATTCATTTCGTCACTATAAATTTTTCTCATTTCCATGATCGATTGGCCTTCTAACTTCCCTAAACCCAACTCTTTTAACTCGTCAGTAAAAATGATTTCTACTGGTTGTTCCAATTCTTGGTTAATACCTTCTGCTGTTTTTCGTGCTCTCAATGAGGTACTTGAGAAAATTTTTTCAAAAGGTACATTTTTAATTGTCTGACCCAATAACTTTATTTCTTCATAACTTGTTGGAAGCAGTGGTGAATCTCCGGTCATCCCCTGAAACCTAAGTTCCTGATTCCATTCTGTTTTTCCATGACGAGTAAAATATAATTTCATGTTCCTGCTCCCTTGATTCTTATTTATTGAATTTCTACTTTTTGAATTTCCGCTTATTTATCTTATCTAGTGTATCATTTTCACTGGCAAAATTCCATTTAACTATGAGGTTTATAAAAAATCAAACAGTCTGATCGTGTTTCAAAAAAAAGAGTAAAAATAGGGTATAATGAAAGAGAAAAACTATATGGTAGGCTAAACAGTCTGTTGCGCTTTTATTTTAAGGAGGAGATCGAATTGTTTTTTGAACAGATTCATCACATCGCGATCAATTGCTCGGATTATGATAAAACAAAAGAGTTTTATGTAGAAAAACTTGGTTTTGAAATTATTCGAGAAAATCGTAGAGAAGATAAAAATGATGTCAAACTTGATTTAAAATTAGGAAATTACGAATTGGAAATTTTTATTTCTCCTGTTGCCCCAAAACGCCCATCTTATCCTGAGGCTTTAGGTCTGCGTCACTTAGCGTTTAAAGTTGAACAGATTGAGGAAGTTATTGCTTTTTTAAATTCTAAAGAAATTCAATGCGAAGCGGTTCGAACAGATACGTTTACAGGAGAAAAGATGACATTCTTCTTCGATCCAGACGGCTTACCTTTGGAATTGCATGAATAATTATTCCTATACACTTACTCTTAATAAACAAAAAACTGTTTCCTCAAAAACAAAAGGGAACAGTTTTTTGCTATTATTTTTTAATCCAACTTATCATTCTCATAATGATGCTTCAATTCCAATGCTGGGAAATTCTGTTGACGCAACGCTTCATAAACTACCAATGCAACTGTATTTGACAGGTTCAGTGAACGAACATGTTCATCATTCATTGGAATTCTTAAACATTTTTCTTCATTATCTCGCATAAATTCTTCTGGCAATCCTGTGGTTTCTTTACCAAACATAAAATAATGATCTTGATTGTCAGTATAATCCATTTCACTATACGTTTGATTCGCAAATTTTGTGATCAAATGTAGTGGATGATCACCTATATAAGTTAAAAAAGCAGCCAAATCCTTATGGTACATAATATTAACGTCATTCCAATAATCTAATCCAGCTCTTTTTAAGTGTTTATCATCGGTTGAAAAACCTAACGGCTCGATGAGATGTAAAGGAGAATTTGTGGCAGCGCAAGTTCGGGCAATATTGCCTGTATTTGCTGGAATTTGAGGTTCAAATAATACAATATGATTTGTCATGATTACAGTTTCCTTTCAATTGAATGACACATTATTTATTTTTTATTCACAAAAATCGACATAAAAAAAACGTATCGCCTCGGTGTCAATCACTGCGAGTCGCTACGTTAGTGAAGCTCTTTTCACTAACTTTTATCAGAACAGGAACCTGATAAAAACCAATGAAAAAACAACTTGTATGTAATATAACACCATTACCAGAGCTTTGCAATACCTTTTAGCAAATTTACCGATTGTAAGCGCTATTTCACTTTTCCTTTTAACATGCGAACGTCAATTGTGATTTCCGATAATGGATTTTTTTTAATTGCTTCTTTTACCTTTTCTGCTACCCCCCACTCAAGTGGAGACATTTCTAACAGATCTAAACGATATTCTTCAGGAACAGAAAAAGTAAATGTTATTTGTTCATTAATTAAAACATCCATCTCTTTAGAAAATTTTGCTAAAACTTTTTCATTTGAGTACGTTTGTTTAGTCTCATCTTCAGGATAAAACGCTGCTCGTAACTCTTTCAAGTACTCCGCTTCAGGAATTACTTTGATGACGGTCCCATCTTTTTTTAAGACTCGCTGAAATTCTTGATAGTGAGATGGAGAGAAAATATTCAAAATCGTATCCATCGATTGATTTGCAAATGGTAGGTTCGTTAAATCCGCCACACACCAAAAAGCATCGATTGGTTGATTACTAGCTAAATAAATCCCATCCTTTGAAATATCAAAACCAAACCTTGAACCTGTTAGTCCTAGTTTAGACAATTCAGATAAAAAACTGCCCTCACCACATCCAACATCTAATGTTTCCCCATTTAAATCCATCGAAGCAATGATTTTTTCCAATAAAGGCTTGTACATCCCACTTTGAATCAATCTGCCTCTGTGTAGTAGCATTTTTTTATTATATTCTGTTTGAATGCTATGAGAAAGAAAATAGATGGTTCCTTTTTTTGATAGGTCAAATTGATGGTTCTCTTCACAAATCAAACTATAGTCTTTTAACTGCAATGACTTTTTACATACTGGGCAAAGCAATTGTTCTTGATGTGTTTCTAAAAAATTACGTGCTGAATCAATTTTTTTCAACATAAGGTTACTTCCTATTCACTATAAATTCTGAATCAAGCCGCGAAACTATCGCTTTTTATCTTACAACGAGAAGAAGACTTTGGCAACAGCTAGAATTATGGTACAATGCCTGTGAAGAAAAAACAAGGAGTGAAACGAATGATCAAAGAATTTTGTGCTGAAAATTTCACAAATATCCCAACTGCCATCCGAAATGGTGCTGGACGTATCGAATTATGTGATAATCTCGCTGTCGGTGGTACAACCCCTAGTACAGGTGTTATTGAAGAAGTAGTTTCATACGCTGGAGAAAAGTCAATTCCAGTAATGACGATCATCAGACCTCGAGGCGGAGATTTTATTTATAATGATATCGAACTTAAGATCATGCATACAGATCTTATTGAAGCTAAAAAAATCGGCACAGATGGTGTTGTTTTAGGTTGTCTGACAAAGGATAATTGGTTAGACGAAGAAGCACTTGAGTTATTGATCGATACTGCTGAAGGTTTGCAAATCACTTTCCACATGGCTTTTGATGTGTTAAGTAAAGAAAATCAATTTAAAGCGATTGACTGGCTAGCAGAACATGATGTACATCGGATTTTAACGCATGGGGGACCTTCTGGAACAGCTATTGAAGACAATTTTGACCATTTAAATGAATTGATCGCTTATGCTAATGATCGGATTATTATTTTACCTGGTGGCGGTATTTCAGATAAGAATGTTGAAACAGTTATAAGTACTTTAAACGTTAATGAAGTTCACGGCACAAAAATAGTAGGATAATAACTTGATAAAGGGAATAATCAAACTCGAAGTGATTCGATCTGGTTATCTCTTTTTTTATAGTCAAAAAAGCCCCCATATCTTCCGACTGGGGGTAACTTTCTTTATCAAACAAAATACTGCATAAATAAACTAGCAATATTAAAATAAATCAAGACACTAGTTAAATCACTCAATGTCGTAATAAACGGTCCACTAGCAACTGCTGGATCAAATCCTAATTTGTCCATCAGCATCGGAATCAAACTACCTGCCAGGTTCGCTACAGTGATCGCACAAAGCATCGCCATCCCAATCACAAAGCCTAACGGAAAATTATGTTGCCAGATGCCAACGACGATGAAAATCGCCACACCTGTCACAGCACCCGTTACAAGCCCGGTTAAGACCTCACTAAGAATCAAACGACCAAAATTATTATCTTTTTCATCTGATAAGGCCAGACGTCTGACTGCAACCGCCAATGATTGCGTACCGGCATTTCCAGCAGTCCCTGTAATCAATGAAATGAACACAGCTAAAATACTTGCTTCACTAACTAATTCTTCATAATGGCTGATTAAAGTTGCTGTAGACATTCCTAAAAACAATAACGTAATTAACCAAGGCAGACGTTTCGACGCAGCTTTGATTGGATTTTCACTGACTTCTTCAACATTTACCCCAGCTAAACCAGAGTAATCACTAGCTGC is a genomic window of Enterococcus haemoperoxidus ATCC BAA-382 containing:
- a CDS encoding QueT transporter family protein encodes the protein MQNTVTTNSKVKAITMNAIVMALYLGLTILVAPVSSGPIQFRISESLNHLVVFNRKLMWGVLGGVVVYNFFFGFGAMDALYGGLQSFISLGLTALLQKRVPNVIARLALNTLFFTATMCIIAFMLAPAGGAAFWGNYATLALSEFVTMAVAAPVMYWINKSVHFEKRL
- a CDS encoding diacylglycerol/lipid kinase family protein, translated to MKKHFYLVINENAGSGTGRKAADKIIKQLQTANIDYTTFYTDHAGHEIEIVQNLAQTTLISWNTELDIETFPLLVVLGGDGTLHSVLNALDSFDSKIPIGYIPCGSGNDFARGVGIARQTEKAFFQLLKAEVPQEIQIITYAEAIQNEVGLAVNNIGIGLDAAIVNAANTSASKNTLNKFNMGSLSYIFSILKVLFTQKGFPILVEINGKSLEFDRAFLCTVTKHPYFGGGVPIAPVADPRKPVLDFVLVERINLFKIFWLILLLIQKKQMKSKYFHHFQSSKFRIVSTVPQYVHADGEILGKRSTDISFGTETRLFWF
- a CDS encoding PLP-dependent transferase — its product is MEKKSQSGNVQTDTFLAQIGNHQNPVTGSINTPIYFSTTYEHPTLGESTGYDYTRTKNPTREVVESALATLENGAVGLATSSGMSAVQLVFSQFPVGSQIVASRDLYGGSYRYFKELEKQGIYNFIYVEDEVGFEKEITDKTIAVFIETPTNPLMSEVSIEKVAVFAKKHQAQLIVDNTFYTPLIQRPLDLGADIVIHSATKYLGGHNDLLAGAVITRSQEIGEQLAYSLNTTGAVLSPFDSWLLIRGMKTLSLRMERHEKNAQEVVAFLKNSSKVKEVLYPGRGGMLSFKIKHQESIKDFLRNLSIFTFAESLGGVESLITYPTTQTHADIPEELRESYGLTPDLLRISTGIEASEDLIADLKQAFETVN
- the recD2 gene encoding SF1B family DNA helicase RecD2; the protein is MDTLFKEDEKEYVVGQVQAIFFQNPSNFYKVLLVKITDTNTDYLEKEIVTTGSFGQIQEEEIYRFFGHFVDHPRYGKQFQVDSYQQERPTSASGVVNYLSSEKFPGIGKRTAEKIVEILGEDAIDRIIEAPDVLEQVPQLNEKKRQTIIETIRLNHGMEQVIVGLNRYGFGSQLSFAIYQTYKEETLDVIHENPYQLVEDIEGIGFKRADNIAEQLGIGADSDKRVRAAITHEIFQHSVRSGNTYVEAEMLLRETINTLEASRPVEISLDQVAEQIIHLVEEGKIQQEGTKLFENSLYFSEWGIGTSIQRFLSRKKEIKYDKKDIEKNIRGIEKRLGILYGDSQQAAIEEAIKAPLFILTGGPGTGKTTVINGIVSLFAELNGLSLDIKDYTQEMFPILLAAPTGRAAKRMNETTGLPASTIHRLLGLTGREKNPSMTAKELEGGLLIVDEMSMVDTWLANTLFKAIPTNMQVIFVGDKDQLPSVGPGQVLHDLLQINEIPQKELTEIYRQGDGSSIIPLAHEIKQGKLPQDFTVNQKDRSFFPSDVYHIETYVRQIVSKAKAKGFSPQDIQLLAPMYRGAAGIDALNKMMQEIFNPNDGTKKEVKWNESVYRIGDKVLHLVNTPELNVFNGDMGEIVGIILAKESEDKVDELVIQFDNNEVSYKRNEWNKITLSYCCSIHKAQGSEFKMVILPMVHQYHRMLQRNLLYTAVTRSKDILILLGEVQAFNTCVTHESASRLTMLKERIISADDMTLTTKMQLEAYEEGLNKESPFTDTEEKKSIVYDATEDEPVAVVEEAVEPLKSSTKTEEISLFSEAVQEIDEQVESEIDRLLTPDLVQSQTIDPMIGMKQTTPYDFMK
- a CDS encoding histidine phosphatase family protein gives rise to the protein MKLYFTRHGKTEWNQELRFQGMTGDSPLLPTSYEEIKLLGQTIKNVPFEKIFSSTSLRARKTAEGINQELEQPVEIIFTDELKELGLGKLEGQSIMEMRKIYSDEMNHMRYRLDRYNPEVFQGEPIEQAISRISSVVQAAVDTGDGPYLFVGHGASLTAAIQSLSGKELGELRSMGGLKNNSLSILETKNDEKEQSYTLKLWNDDSFLQ
- a CDS encoding VOC family protein, whose translation is MFFEQIHHIAINCSDYDKTKEFYVEKLGFEIIRENRREDKNDVKLDLKLGNYELEIFISPVAPKRPSYPEALGLRHLAFKVEQIEEVIAFLNSKEIQCEAVRTDTFTGEKMTFFFDPDGLPLELHE
- the trmL gene encoding tRNA (uridine(34)/cytosine(34)/5-carboxymethylaminomethyluridine(34)-2'-O)-methyltransferase TrmL, yielding MTNHIVLFEPQIPANTGNIARTCAATNSPLHLIEPLGFSTDDKHLKRAGLDYWNDVNIMYHKDLAAFLTYIGDHPLHLITKFANQTYSEMDYTDNQDHYFMFGKETTGLPEEFMRDNEEKCLRIPMNDEHVRSLNLSNTVALVVYEALRQQNFPALELKHHYENDKLD
- a CDS encoding methyltransferase domain-containing protein, whose product is MLKKIDSARNFLETHQEQLLCPVCKKSLQLKDYSLICEENHQFDLSKKGTIYFLSHSIQTEYNKKMLLHRGRLIQSGMYKPLLEKIIASMDLNGETLDVGCGEGSFLSELSKLGLTGSRFGFDISKDGIYLASNQPIDAFWCVADLTNLPFANQSMDTILNIFSPSHYQEFQRVLKKDGTVIKVIPEAEYLKELRAAFYPEDETKQTYSNEKVLAKFSKEMDVLINEQITFTFSVPEEYRLDLLEMSPLEWGVAEKVKEAIKKNPLSEITIDVRMLKGKVK
- a CDS encoding copper homeostasis protein CutC, coding for MIKEFCAENFTNIPTAIRNGAGRIELCDNLAVGGTTPSTGVIEEVVSYAGEKSIPVMTIIRPRGGDFIYNDIELKIMHTDLIEAKKIGTDGVVLGCLTKDNWLDEEALELLIDTAEGLQITFHMAFDVLSKENQFKAIDWLAEHDVHRILTHGGPSGTAIEDNFDHLNELIAYANDRIIILPGGGISDKNVETVISTLNVNEVHGTKIVG